A segment of the Hemicordylus capensis ecotype Gifberg chromosome 6, rHemCap1.1.pri, whole genome shotgun sequence genome:
CACCAAATTGACTTTGCTCTGCTATTGGGGACtggactgccattcttcccctacaattcACACAACAATTGGGACATGTGTACAGACAACTGTTTGCATGTACAATACATTGCCTGAATAGTGCATCTGTTTCCATCTAACATGCTTTcagtgcagtttttaaaaagagcagcaaaatgcaCACCAGCTTTTTAAAGGGCTAAGCATGTATATGACTATCCAGTACCTGAAATACCTGAACAGGGCCTTGGAATTTTTTAAACACATTATAAAATTTTGCATCACAGAAAAAGAGctaaaggctgttcacacaaccaacacCCCTGAGGCTAGGGagagctgggggaaggcaggaaaaagtatgtatctctatctctatctctatctctatctcccCCCACACAATCACGGCTCCTTCCCTGATTCACTGTACGATTTGCTCACATGATCACTGCTGTGGTGAGCAATGTAGTGATCCAGGGCCAGTGAGAGCAACaagagcctccaggaatcccacaatgcactgtttgAGCATTGGGGAAATGCTGGCTGCCGGGACACTCCGTCGCCCTGGTTCACTACTTCATGCTGGTCTTCAGCAGCTGGCAGCCTGCTTGAATACAAGACCAGGCAGTGAGGGTGTGCACAAGCCTTCTGTCCTCACTGTTAGACCTGGTAGAAAACCCGGGCTACCTGGTGGGAGAGCACCAGAATTGGGACTAATCCCAGTACTCCATAGGACCAGCTCTGCCTGGGCAGAGCTGTGCATATGGATGGCCTTCGAGTGAAAAATGCCAAAGTAAACAAATATAATGATTTTGCTTTGGAACATCCTAAAATAATTTATGTTACAGATATATTTTGCTTTTTTGGGTATTTCAACATAGTCCCTATTGCTACTTCATCCTGCAATGGATGGACATCTCTCAGCATGAAGACTGTTTGAGATTGGGGAAGAAATTAGCTTTCTGTACTGCTCTTAACCATTCTATTAGTCACAGTCTCCTATAACCAAAAACTGAAGGTTATCATCAGAATGGAAAATCAAAGAAGTCTACGGCAAGCAACCTGCAAGCAATTGTTCCTCTTTGTACATGTATTCCAGACTATTTTGATCTAATTCCTCTTTTACATCTGCACATCATTTTGAACCCTGGTATTTGTTTATGGCTCTCCTTAAAGCATCTTTCACCTCTTTATTTCTTAGGCTGTAGATAAGGGGATTAATTAGAGGGGTTAAGACTGTGTAAAAGACTGAAAAGACTTTGTCAATTTCTCTCAGAGCTTCCTTTTTTGGCAGTGCATATACAAATATTAACGACCCATAGAATACAGAAACCACAATGAGGTGGGAAGAACAGGTGGAAAAGGCCTTTTTTCTCTCAGTGGAAGATGGAATTCTTAAGATGGTGGCAATTATACACACATAAGATACCATAGTCAGGACACAAGAAGGAATAGTGTCTATGACTGAAACTGTGAGACCCACCAGTGTTACCAAAGTTGTATCACTACAGGAGAGGCTAATCACTGGTGTCaattcacaaaagaaatggtctaTTTCATGAGGACCACAGTAATTCAATTGTGACATCAAACTTATTACTAAAGTCATAACAGCAGTTCCACATAGCCAGGGCACAGCAGACAACAGAAAGCACAATCTTCCATTCATGAGGGTTGCATAGTGCAGGGGTTTACATATGGCCAAATACCGATCATATGACATCGCTGCCAATAGGTAGCATTCAGCAACCACCAGGGAGCCAAACCAATACAGCTGAGTGAAGCAGCCTCCAACAGAAATGGTGCTATCCCCTGTCAAGAAACTGGCCAGCATCCTGGGGAGCAGTGTTGAAG
Coding sequences within it:
- the LOC128331205 gene encoding olfactory receptor 6C74-like, coding for MEEDNETSVATFTLLGFGNDSKFQIPLFLVFLIIYNMTITGNIIIIVLVAFDHHLHTPMYFFLGNLSFLETCYTSTLLPRMLASFLTGDSTISVGGCFTQLYWFGSLVVAECYLLAAMSYDRYLAICKPLHYATLMNGRLCFLLSAVPWLCGTAVMTLVISLMSQLNYCGPHEIDHFFCELTPVISLSCSDTTLVTLVGLTVSVIDTIPSCVLTMVSYVCIIATILRIPSSTERKKAFSTCSSHLIVVSVFYGSLIFVYALPKKEALREIDKVFSVFYTVLTPLINPLIYSLRNKEVKDALRRAINKYQGSK